Proteins encoded together in one Nostoc sp. PCC 7524 window:
- a CDS encoding peptidylprolyl isomerase codes for MIEFNGEIITPREVVTYLKKTLQIKEVCNNVLYQKIINTAAQERDIKITEAEIQIEADRLRYEKRLVKASDTIAWLVDQLVLSEDWEAGILDSLLSKKLAVSLFAKDVEKYFLENQLDYDQVLLYQIVVSNKQLAQEICYQIEEGEISFYEAAHIYDIDQRRRNHCGYEGKFYRWSLKPDVAAVVFNTTPGDLIGPLIIDKVNYILMVKEFIPAELTDERREEIINKMFQEWLAAKAMSF; via the coding sequence ATGATTGAATTTAATGGCGAAATTATTACTCCCAGAGAAGTAGTTACATATCTCAAAAAAACTTTGCAAATCAAAGAAGTATGCAATAATGTTTTGTATCAAAAAATTATCAACACAGCCGCTCAAGAAAGAGACATAAAAATTACAGAAGCAGAAATTCAGATTGAAGCTGATAGACTGCGTTATGAAAAACGTTTAGTCAAAGCCAGTGATACTATTGCATGGTTAGTTGATCAGCTAGTGTTATCTGAAGATTGGGAAGCAGGTATTCTTGATAGTTTATTAAGTAAGAAATTAGCTGTAAGTTTATTTGCTAAAGATGTAGAGAAGTATTTTTTAGAAAATCAATTAGACTACGATCAGGTCTTACTTTATCAAATAGTTGTATCAAATAAACAATTAGCACAAGAAATTTGCTATCAAATTGAAGAAGGTGAAATCAGCTTTTATGAAGCTGCTCATATTTACGATATTGATCAAAGACGGCGAAACCACTGCGGCTATGAGGGCAAATTTTACCGTTGGAGCCTCAAGCCTGATGTAGCCGCAGTGGTATTTAATACCACACCAGGAGACCTGATCGGCCCACTAATTATAGACAAAGTAAATTATATTTTAATGGTGAAAGAGTTTATTCCTGCCGAATTAACAGATGAAAGGCGGGAAGAGATTATAAATAAAATGTTTCAGGAATGGTTAGCTGCTAAAGCTATGTCATTCTAA
- a CDS encoding HetP family heterocyst commitment protein, translating to MNHHIHSSHKSFQNAITIEQLNQIIEAITDGRYSWACVLMLRFVGYNPLHFIPQRTYSRLMKENRQVPSIQISQDSHISSSNNRNSSPVVSKIDDLDHLESGDTKQAKIPVRNSPATLETKMAEFYRQHN from the coding sequence ATGAACCACCACATTCATTCTTCTCATAAAAGTTTTCAAAATGCAATTACTATTGAACAATTAAATCAGATAATTGAAGCCATTACTGATGGTAGATATTCTTGGGCTTGTGTCTTAATGTTGCGTTTTGTTGGCTACAATCCTCTTCACTTTATTCCCCAGAGAACTTATAGTCGTTTAATGAAGGAAAATCGCCAAGTTCCTAGTATACAAATATCCCAAGATAGTCATATTTCTAGTTCTAATAACAGAAATTCGTCTCCAGTTGTCAGCAAGATAGATGACTTGGATCATTTAGAATCTGGCGATACCAAACAGGCTAAAATTCCAGTTAGGAATTCGCCCGCAACTTTAGAAACAAAGATGGCAGAATTTTATCGACAGCATAACTAG